The following proteins are encoded in a genomic region of Clostridium kluyveri:
- a CDS encoding GspE/PulE family protein, producing the protein MRGIMFSVELKYIDIEDVVLDTEIVKKIPEEIARDNCLIALKKVNEKFIIVVGKKLNFPLIEQLKFILGSELLFFKSNQKKIYQLINTYYCRQNLDLALKDIKFHKDISELTINFTSYGNKFQNSPVVKAINYIIDKAIDERASDLHIEPFQSSVTIRMRIDGIIGEYIKIPLNVYPLLCARIKIMADMNIAEKRMPQDGKIKYVKQKLNYDLRVSTLPTIYGEKIVIRILYKDEGIKHLNTLGFLKQDEKKIRNMISKGHGLILAVGPTGSGKSTTLYSILNTIDKHEKNIVSIEDPVEYTVDSINQVNVNSKIGLDFAKGLRSILRQDPDVIMLGEIRDEETAHIAIRAAVTGHLVISTLHTNDAFESIVRLKDMGIAEYFIEDALIGIISQRLVRKICPYCKTKYVPSFREVKELNLLSTDVLYRGEGCIKCNYTGYKGRTVAYEIVHSDHIEKGCLKNNISNIREKVRQSNMVSLRQNCIGLIKSGVTTYEEFLRVSF; encoded by the coding sequence GTGAGAGGTATAATGTTTTCTGTGGAATTAAAATATATAGATATTGAAGACGTTGTTTTAGACACAGAAATAGTTAAGAAGATACCAGAAGAAATAGCCAGGGATAATTGCTTGATAGCTTTAAAAAAGGTTAATGAAAAATTTATTATAGTCGTAGGTAAAAAATTAAATTTTCCATTAATAGAACAGCTAAAATTTATATTGGGCAGTGAATTATTATTTTTCAAATCAAATCAAAAGAAAATATATCAGTTAATAAATACTTATTATTGCAGACAAAATTTAGATCTTGCCTTAAAAGACATAAAATTTCATAAAGACATTTCAGAATTGACAATAAACTTCACATCTTACGGAAATAAATTTCAAAATTCTCCAGTGGTAAAGGCCATTAATTATATAATAGATAAAGCAATAGATGAAAGAGCCAGCGACCTGCATATAGAGCCCTTTCAGAGCAGTGTAACTATAAGGATGAGGATAGATGGAATAATAGGGGAGTATATTAAAATTCCTCTAAATGTATATCCACTTTTATGCGCCAGAATAAAAATAATGGCAGATATGAATATAGCAGAAAAAAGAATGCCTCAAGATGGCAAAATAAAATATGTTAAACAAAAACTAAACTATGATTTGAGAGTTTCTACACTTCCCACTATATATGGGGAAAAAATAGTTATAAGAATCTTATACAAAGATGAAGGTATAAAGCACTTAAATACTCTGGGCTTTTTAAAACAAGATGAAAAAAAAATAAGAAATATGATTTCTAAAGGTCATGGACTCATTTTAGCAGTAGGTCCCACTGGTTCTGGTAAATCTACAACTCTGTATTCCATTTTAAATACTATAGATAAACATGAAAAGAATATAGTAAGCATAGAGGATCCTGTGGAATATACTGTGGACAGTATAAATCAGGTAAATGTAAATAGTAAAATAGGGCTGGATTTTGCCAAAGGGCTTAGAAGCATATTAAGACAGGATCCAGATGTAATAATGCTTGGAGAGATAAGGGATGAAGAAACAGCACATATAGCCATAAGAGCAGCAGTAACAGGTCATTTAGTCATAAGTACACTTCATACAAATGATGCCTTTGAATCCATAGTAAGGCTTAAGGATATGGGCATAGCGGAATATTTTATTGAAGATGCATTAATAGGAATAATATCTCAGAGATTAGTTAGAAAAATATGTCCCTATTGTAAGACTAAATATGTGCCTTCATTTAGAGAAGTTAAAGAATTAAATTTGCTTTCTACAGATGTACTGTATAGGGGAGAAGGATGTATAAAATGCAATTATACGGGGTATAAGGGTAGGACAGTAGCCTATGAAATAGTCCATAGTGACCACATTGAAAAAGGATGTTTAAAAAATAATATTTCTAATATTAGAGAAAAGGTTAGACAATCAAATATGGTTTCACTCAGGCAGAATTGTATAGGGCTTATTAAATCAGGGGTTACTACTTATGAAGAGTTTCTAAGGGTAAGTTTTTAG